The genomic stretch TCATGGTCGGTCAACGCCGCCAACATCGTCACCACCAAGTACTTCCGGGGCGCGGTCGGCTCTGAGCAGCGCGAGTGGTCCCTCAAGCAGCTCATCCACCGGGTGGTGCACACCTACCGGGTCGCCGGCGAGGAGTACGGCTACTTCCGCTCGGCGGCGGACGCGGAGATCTTCGAGCACGAGCTGACCTGGATGCTGGTGCACCAGGTGTTCAGCTTCAACTCGCCGGTCTGGTTCAACGTGGGCACCACCTCGCCGCAGCAGGTCAGCGCCTGCTTCATCCTGGCCGTCGACGACACCATGGACTCAATCCTCAACTGGTACCGCGAAGAGGGCCTGATCTTCAAGGGCGGCTCGGGCGCGGGGTTGAACCTGTCGCGGATTCGCTCCTCCAAGGAGCTGCTGTCCTCCGGCGGCACCGCCTCGGGGCCTGTCAGCTTCATGCGCGGCGCGGACGCCTCGGCCGGCACCATCAAGTCCGGCGGCGCCACCCGGCGGGCCGCCAAGATGGTCGTGCTCGACATCGACCACCCCGACATCGTCGAGTTCGTCGAGACCAAGGCTCGCGAAGAAGACAAGATCCGGGTGCTGCGCGACGCCGGCTTCGACATGGACCTCGGCGGCAGCGACATCACCTCCGTGCAGTACCAGAACGCCAACAACTCCGTCCGGGTGTCGGATGAGTTCATGCACGCCGTCGAGGAAGGCGCCCAGTTCGGGTTGCGCGCCCGCTCCAACCACGAGGTCATCGAGACCATCGACGCCAAGCAGCTCTTCCACAAGGTCGCCAAGGCGGCCTGGGAGTGCGCGGACCCGGGCATCCAGTACGACGACACCATCAACGACTGGCACACCAACCCCGAGTCCGGCCGGATCACCGCGTCCAACCCGTGCTCGGAGTACATGAGCCTGGACAACACCTCCTGCAACCTGGCGTCGCTGAACCTGATGAAGTTCCTCGGCGCCGACGGCGCCGGCAACTCCTTCGACTCGGCCAAGTTCGTCAAGGCCGTCGAGCTGATCATCACCGCGATGGACATCTCGATCTGCTTCGCCGACTTCCCGACCGAGGCGATCGGCGTCAACACCCGCGCCTACCGGCAGCTGGGCATCGGCTACGCCAACCTCGGCGCGCTGCTGATGGCCTCGGGCCTGGCCTATGACTCTGACGCCGGCCGGGCGATGGCCGCCGCCATCACCTCGCTGATGACCGGCACCGCCTACCGCCGCTCGGCCGAGCTGGCCGGCGTGGTCGGCCCGTACGACGGCTACGCCCGCAACGCCGAGGGCCACGCCCGGGTGATGCGCAAGCACGCCGCCGCCAACGACAGCGTGCGGTTCTTCCACCAGACCGACAAGGCGGTGCTGGGCCGGGCCACCGAGGAGTGGGCCAAGTGCCTCAAGATCGGAGCCGTCAACGGCTGGCGCAACGCCCAAGCCTCGGTGCTGGCGCCCACCGGCACCATCGGCCTGATGATGGACTGCGACACCACCGGCATCGAGCCTGACCTGGCGCTGGTGAAGTTCAAGAAGCTGGTCGGCGGCGGCTCGATGCAGATCGTCAACCAGACGGTGCCGCGGGCGCTCCAGGCGCTGGGCTACCAGCAGGAGCAGATCGAGGCGATCGTCGAGTTCATCGGCGAGCACGGGCACGTCCAGGACGCCCCGGGACTCAGGACCGAGCATTACGACGTCTTCGACTGCGCCATGGGCGCCCGGGCCATCAGGGCGATGGGCCACGTCCGGATGATGGCCGCGACCCAGCCGTTCATCTCCGGCGCGATCTCCAAGACGGTCAACCTGCCGGAGTCCGCGACCATCGACGACATCGCCGATGTGTACTTCCAGGGCTGGAAGCTGGGCCTGAAGGCGCTGGCGGTCTACCGCGACAACTGCAAGGTGGGCCAGCCGCTGTCGGCAGGCAAGGAGGCCAAGAAGGCCGGCGCGGTGGCAGTCGAGTCGACGGTCGAGCACCGCCCGATCCGCAAGCGGCTGCCCAAGTCGCGGCCCTCGCAGACGGTCTCCTTCGCCGTCGGAGGCGCCGAGGGCTACCTGACCGCCGGCTCCTACCCCGACGACGGCCTCGGCGAGGTCTTCCTCAAGCTCGGCAAGCAGGGCTCGACGCTGGCCGGTGTCATGGACGCCTTCTCGATCGCGATCTCGATCGCGCTGCAGTACGGCGTGCCGCTGGAGACCTACGTCTCGAAGTTCACCAACATGCGCTTCGAGCCGGCCGGTCTGACCGATGACCCGGACATCCGGATGGCGCAGTCGATCGTGGACTACATCTTCCGGCGGCTGGCGTTGGACTACCTGCCCTTCGAGACCCGCAGCGCGATGGGCATCCACACCGCCGAGGAGCGTGCCCGGCAGCTGGACACCGGCAGCTACGGCTCATCCGAGGACGACTTCGAGAACCTGGCCCAGTCGGTGCCGGTGGCCGAGGCCAAGCCCGCCGCCATCCCTGAGTCGATGTCGACGGTGCACAGCTCCACCGAGCTGCTGGAATCCATCATCGGCACCTCCGCGGACGCCCCACTGTGCATGAACTGCGGCACCAAGATGCGCCCCGCCGGTTCCTGCTTCGTCTGCGAAGGTTGCGGAAGCACCTCCGGCTGCAGCTGAACTTGGAAGGTTATGAAGTCTCCTAGCCTTATAACCTTCGGCGCGCCTACGGCCCCATGAAAGTCGCTACAACGGGTGTCTCTCCTGCCAGATGGTGGGAGAGGCACCCGTTGTGGTGTCAGTGACCTGGGATGGGGACTACGAGTTGCCTGTAGGTGTCGGCGTCGTCTCTTCGTCAGCAACACCCGACCGAAACGTGCTCCAGTCGCTCCTGGGCGAGCCACGCTGCCCACTCCTCACTGCGACGCACCTGCCCTCCTGATCGACGGACGGTTCCACACCGCCGCGTGCCAGCGAGTTTCGCCGCAACCGAGGAAGACCTGGTCATGACCCTGCCGCCAGGACCACCCTGCATCGGCAACCACGTTCACAGGGTGTGCCAGGCCCAGCCGCGACCCCCCATACCGGCCAGTCGCAAGGCGGAACGGCGCCTGGCCGGTGTAACTGCGCCGCCTGATTCATCAACGCGACAGCGCCGACTGTGTCTAGGCCCGGACCGCCCGCGTGCTGCCTATGTGCTGGCGTAGGAAAAGCACCTTGATGTAACGGAGGGTTGTTTCAACTGATTAGACCGTTGTAGTAGGTTAGTCCGCAGTGTCCGAATCAACGGAAGGACAAGCGGCGGTGTCTCACACTCTTCCCGCGCTGCTGGAGACAGTACGAAGTACGCCGGTGGCCTGCCTGTCGAACCTCACGCGGAAGGGTGACGGAGAAGTCGTCGTGAAGCTTGAGTCCGCCAATCCCGGAGGTAGCCTGAAGGATCGTGCTGCGTGGCACATCATTCGTAGCGCGGAGGAATCCGGCCTCCTGCGGCCCGGGGCGACAGTTATCGAATCGTCGTCCGGCAATTTCAGTATCGCTCTGGCGATGATCGGAGCGATCCGAGGTTACGACGTCATCGCAGTCGTCGACCCCAAGATCACGCCGACCAATCGCAGCCTCCTTGAGGCATATGGCGCCCAGATCATTGTCGTGGACGAACAGGACGACTCCGGCTCCTATCACAAGACCCGGATCGCGCTGGCCAACAAGCTACATGCCGAGATCGCGAATTCCTTCAGGCCCGACCAGTGCTTCAACCTGCAGAATGGGGAGGCGCACTACCTGGGCACCGCTCCCGAACTCGCCGAGCAGGTGGGGGCGAGCCTGCGCTACGTTGTCTGTTCTGTCAGCACCGGCGGCCAGATCGGCGGCATCTCGCGCTACTTCGCTCGTCACGACCCGACGGTGCGGGTGGTCGGGGTGGACGTGTACGGCAGTGCCATATTCGGCGGACCCGCTCACGCCTATTTGGTGCCTGGGGTGGGCTTGAGCTGGACCCCGGACAACATCGATGATCTCTCACGCCTTCATTCGGTCTACAAAGTAACTGACCAGCAGGCCTACGATATGACCCGCGTCCTGGCTAGGCATGAGGGACTGCTAGTTGGCGTGTCCACCGGCGCGTGTGCGCTCGTGGCGCTTGCGCTGGCAAGACGATGCCGTTCTGGAGAGCGGGTAGCCTGCTTAGCGGCAGATCGTGGGGAGCGGTACTTGGCCACTGCTTTTGACGAGAACTGGTTGGCCGAGAAAGGACTTGATTCGCGCTTGAAGACCATTGAGGAAATGAATCGCGAGGCTGCGTCACTGGTGCCGTGGAGCACGAACCCGACTGATTGTGCCAATTATGAGCCCACTTTGGCCTTGACACTCGGATCGCCGACAGCAGGTAACCCGAACTATCTGCCGGCTGACATGCGCAAGCAATTGGACCACGAGCTGACACGATGAGCGCCATTGCGATCATCAATTATGGGGCCAAGAACGACTACGCCCGAATGCTGCCGGAGCGGGCCAGTGACTTGGTGGTTTTCAGCCATCACGACCTCAAGTCGACGGAGGAGTTCGCATACTACGAGTACGTTCCTGACTGTGAGCTCGTTCCATACGCCGAGCTGAGCATTCTTGAGCGTGCGACCGCAACCGATTTCTCGCATGTCATCACGGACAACGAATATGACCTGGAACGTGCCGCTCGAATTCGCGCACGGCTTGGGTTGTCCGGTCAGTCCGAGGCCAGTGCCGCGTCCTTCCGTGACAAGGTGCTGATGAAACAGGTGGCCAGTAAGACCGTGCGGGTGCCGCGTTTCCGCGGACTGAACCACATCGGTGACCTGATGGAGTTCATCGGCGAAGTGGGATACCCGGTGGTGGTCAAGCCTCGGAAGCAAGGCGGCTCGCGAGACATCACCGTCCTGCGCTCATCGTCTGAGCTGGAGAGGTTCAGCCGTCTGCGCTGGCGTGAGGATCTGATGGTCGAGGAGTTCGTCCCTGGGCCAATTCTGCATGTAGACGCAGTCCTCGCCGAGGATTACCGCCTCATCTCGAGTTCGCGTTACCTGCGGACACCGCTTGGCGTGCTGGGTGGCATCAACAACGGGTCCCTGCAGTTCCATCCGGACGAGCCGACGGCCAAGGAACTCGAGGTGTTCTTCGATCAGGTGCTCAGCGCCTTCGAGCTACCGCCGGTCTCGGCATACCACCTGGAGGTGTTCCAGCCCCGGCCCGGCGAGCTCCTGCTCTGTGAGATCGCATCCCGGGCCGGCGGCGCCCGGATTCCCATGATCACGCGTGCTACCTACGATGTGGACCTGGTGAGCACCTGGCTGCGGTTGTCCTGCGGCCTTCCGGTGCGACCCGCGCCAACGACGGCGCCGGACCAGGTGCACGGCGCAGTCGCGATGGTGCCCCCCGGACGGGCGGTAAGGCCACCGTCACGACCTCCCTTCGATTGGGTCACCGACTATCAGGTCAACGAGCAACTATCCGCTGGCGCCACAGCTCAGAACAGCACCTCTCACCTCTGCTATGCGGTGGTGAGAGGGGCCGATTCCGTCGAGCTGGAAAGGCGTCTCCTCCAAGTCGAACGCTGGCTACAGGACGAGATCGACGCGCAGGGGAGCACGACTGGAGCAGCCGAAGAGTGACTGCCTGGGGTGAAGCCTCTTCTCGAATTCGAGTGCTGCTGGTGGCAGTGCTTGTCACGGGCGTGACGACCTTCATGTTTCTGCCGTTGCTTGCCATCGATCTGACAGCGCGAGGCGTACGCGCGGGCGTCATGGGCGCCATGGTGGGTTTGCTGGCGTTCAGCTCGCAGGGCTTTTCGCTGGTCACCGGTTTGCTGCTGGACCGGTTCGGCGCACTCCGCGTCCTCGGCTGTGGCTTCGCGTTCCGGATAGCGGGCTATCTGATACTGGGTCTGAGCCCCGGCAAAGCGCTGGCGCCCTTGACGGGCGGTATCGTCGCAATCGGGGTCGGCGGTTCAATGCTGGGCCTGACGATCAAGACGATGCTGGTGACGGAGCCAGCGTCCTCCCCACGCGCGATGCTGGCGTTACGTTCCACCTTCGTCAACGTCGGTGTGGTCGTGGGGCCAGCCCTCGGCGCGTTGACTTATCGCGCCGGCTTTCGCGTCATCCTCCTGGTGTGCGTGCTCTCCCATCTGGTGCTGGCGATACGGCTAGTGCAAGTGCGCGCGAACCGTCCTGAACCGCGACGGCCGGCAGTAGCCGAAGCGACTTCGGCAAACATCGAAGCCTGGGCTTCATCCTCACCAGCCGAAGTGCCTTCGGGCTCAGCTTCACCCCCCGGTAGCGCACCGAACCACGTGTCACCCGCCCGCGCCGGAACAGTCGCAGCGGCCACCCAGAGCGCTGTCCCGCACCCGGTGTGGGGTGCTGCGAACTGGGGCACTTTGTGTGTCATCACTGTCGCGTACTGGGCGATCTACAGTCAGCTGAATACCGTCGTGCCTGTCGCGGTCAAGGCGATGACCGGCACGCCGACCGCCATCTCGGTGATCTTCACCCTCAACGGAGCTCTTGTGGTGTTGTTCCAATACGTACTGCTGCAACGGGTGTTCAAGAGGGCAGATGCTCGCACGCTGCTGATCCTGGGGTTCGTCTCGTTCGCCATCGCCTACACGATCCTGATGTCAGAAGCCGGGTGGTGGTCAGTCCTGTGCTTTGTCCTACCGTTGACTCTGGCCGAGATGTTGATCGGTCCGAGCCTGGACGAGCAGGTCGTCAGGGTCGCACCTCGACATCGAACCGGCCGGGCGCTGGGTGTCCTGAGCACCGCGGCTGCCTGCGGAAGCCTGCTAGGCGCGAGTCTCGGCGGCACGCTGTTCGAGGCGTTGGACGGAAGGGCCGCCGTGTGGATGGCGGTGGCCGGTTGCGCGGTGGCCGCCGCTGGCGCCAGCGCACTGCTACCGAAATCGCGGAGAGGCTATGTCTGAGCGCGCCGTAGTGTTGTTCAATCCAAGAGACCTGGTTCTTCGAGCCGCTCGCCGGCTGGGCCTCGACACTGTGGTCGTCATCCAACAAGAGGCGCCGACGCCGCCTGGTGAATACGTCGATGAATTACTGCGATGTGAGTGGCTGACCGACCTTGACGCGGCACTGGCTCAGTTAGCCCCGCTGGCATCCAGTTGCGTGGGCGCGTTCGGGTTCGGCGAGATCGGCTCCTACGCGGCGGCAGTGGCCAATGAGCGATTTCATTGGCCTGGCAACACCCTAGCTTCGTTGCTGGCCTTCCAGCGCAAGGCCGCACTGCGAGCGGCTGTCGGTGATCGCGCGGGACGCCCGGTGCGGCACCGCGTCTGTCTGAGCTTGGACGAATTACTCGCCGGCGCCGAACTGATCGGCTATCCCTGCGTTGTCAAGCCGATGGACGGCACGGGTAGTGCGGGGGTTCGGTACCTCGCCGGCTCAGATGATTGCCGCGCTTACGCCGACCAGTTCCCGGTGTCAGGCGGCGTTCTGATCGAGGAATACCTGCTGGGCCGTGAGGTCAGTGTCGAGGCGATGAGCGTTGACGGCCAACACACATTGTTGGCGGTGACGGAGAAGATCACGACGGGGAGGCCGGATTTCGTCGAGATGGGCCACACCCTGCCGATCTCGCTGGACAAGCCGGAGCACGACCGGCTGTGGAACGTGGTGGAAGCGACCTTGACGGCAGCAGGACATCGCTACGGCGTGAGCCACACCGAAGTCATGCTCACCCGCACGGGACCTCAGTTGATCGAGTCCCACGGGCGACCCGGGGGTGATCGGATCAGCGACCTGATTCAGTTGGCCACCGGAATCGATGTGTTCGAGCAAACCATGGCGCTCACCCTCGGGATCGACTGCGACTTGGAGCCGCGGACACAGCGGCTTGCCGGCATCCGGTACCTCAGCTTCGACACTGCTGTCGCCCTGGCCGCGCTGGATCTCGCGCCGGTCGAACGCCTTCCCGGTATCCACGAGGTCGTGCTGTCGGTACCCGCAGGCCAGCGACCCTCGGTTGTTCACCGCTCGGCCGACAGGCACGGCTTCGTGGTGGCCACCGGGGCCGACTCCGTTGAGCTGGCCGCCAACCTGGACCGGGCATCTGCCGCCGTCTACCAGCAACTCGCCCACTGACATTCCCCATCTGATTCAGGTTCGCGATCACTGAAAGGCTTGAAGATGTCCTACAAGATCCTCGTGCTGGTGTCGGAGGCGGCGAAGTTTCGCCTGGACAACCAGTCGATCATTCCCAGCGCGCTCTTCCGCGAGGGCCATCAGGTTTTCGTCGGCGACATCGACACCGTCTCGATTCACGACTCAGTCGTGGTGTGCGACATGGTCGAGCTGAACGAGGAGTTCGTCAGCGGGCATGATTTCCCCTCGCTGGCCATGCCTTACGCCTCGGCCGAGGAGTTCGACTTGGTCTGGGTT from Jatrophihabitans sp. encodes the following:
- a CDS encoding MFS transporter; its protein translation is MAVLVTGVTTFMFLPLLAIDLTARGVRAGVMGAMVGLLAFSSQGFSLVTGLLLDRFGALRVLGCGFAFRIAGYLILGLSPGKALAPLTGGIVAIGVGGSMLGLTIKTMLVTEPASSPRAMLALRSTFVNVGVVVGPALGALTYRAGFRVILLVCVLSHLVLAIRLVQVRANRPEPRRPAVAEATSANIEAWASSSPAEVPSGSASPPGSAPNHVSPARAGTVAAATQSAVPHPVWGAANWGTLCVITVAYWAIYSQLNTVVPVAVKAMTGTPTAISVIFTLNGALVVLFQYVLLQRVFKRADARTLLILGFVSFAIAYTILMSEAGWWSVLCFVLPLTLAEMLIGPSLDEQVVRVAPRHRTGRALGVLSTAAACGSLLGASLGGTLFEALDGRAAVWMAVAGCAVAAAGASALLPKSRRGYV
- a CDS encoding ATP-grasp domain-containing protein translates to MSERAVVLFNPRDLVLRAARRLGLDTVVVIQQEAPTPPGEYVDELLRCEWLTDLDAALAQLAPLASSCVGAFGFGEIGSYAAAVANERFHWPGNTLASLLAFQRKAALRAAVGDRAGRPVRHRVCLSLDELLAGAELIGYPCVVKPMDGTGSAGVRYLAGSDDCRAYADQFPVSGGVLIEEYLLGREVSVEAMSVDGQHTLLAVTEKITTGRPDFVEMGHTLPISLDKPEHDRLWNVVEATLTAAGHRYGVSHTEVMLTRTGPQLIESHGRPGGDRISDLIQLATGIDVFEQTMALTLGIDCDLEPRTQRLAGIRYLSFDTAVALAALDLAPVERLPGIHEVVLSVPAGQRPSVVHRSADRHGFVVATGADSVELAANLDRASAAVYQQLAH
- a CDS encoding vitamin B12-dependent ribonucleotide reductase, encoding MTEVVEGESSGSSSSKNTGKSAGSKHAGDSRALKVTAKDKPVYPANGLVIERVYTTEGVHPFDELDWERRDVVMTNWRDGSVNFEQRGVEFPTSWSVNAANIVTTKYFRGAVGSEQREWSLKQLIHRVVHTYRVAGEEYGYFRSAADAEIFEHELTWMLVHQVFSFNSPVWFNVGTTSPQQVSACFILAVDDTMDSILNWYREEGLIFKGGSGAGLNLSRIRSSKELLSSGGTASGPVSFMRGADASAGTIKSGGATRRAAKMVVLDIDHPDIVEFVETKAREEDKIRVLRDAGFDMDLGGSDITSVQYQNANNSVRVSDEFMHAVEEGAQFGLRARSNHEVIETIDAKQLFHKVAKAAWECADPGIQYDDTINDWHTNPESGRITASNPCSEYMSLDNTSCNLASLNLMKFLGADGAGNSFDSAKFVKAVELIITAMDISICFADFPTEAIGVNTRAYRQLGIGYANLGALLMASGLAYDSDAGRAMAAAITSLMTGTAYRRSAELAGVVGPYDGYARNAEGHARVMRKHAAANDSVRFFHQTDKAVLGRATEEWAKCLKIGAVNGWRNAQASVLAPTGTIGLMMDCDTTGIEPDLALVKFKKLVGGGSMQIVNQTVPRALQALGYQQEQIEAIVEFIGEHGHVQDAPGLRTEHYDVFDCAMGARAIRAMGHVRMMAATQPFISGAISKTVNLPESATIDDIADVYFQGWKLGLKALAVYRDNCKVGQPLSAGKEAKKAGAVAVESTVEHRPIRKRLPKSRPSQTVSFAVGGAEGYLTAGSYPDDGLGEVFLKLGKQGSTLAGVMDAFSIAISIALQYGVPLETYVSKFTNMRFEPAGLTDDPDIRMAQSIVDYIFRRLALDYLPFETRSAMGIHTAEERARQLDTGSYGSSEDDFENLAQSVPVAEAKPAAIPESMSTVHSSTELLESIIGTSADAPLCMNCGTKMRPAGSCFVCEGCGSTSGCS
- a CDS encoding cysteine synthase family protein, with the translated sequence MSESTEGQAAVSHTLPALLETVRSTPVACLSNLTRKGDGEVVVKLESANPGGSLKDRAAWHIIRSAEESGLLRPGATVIESSSGNFSIALAMIGAIRGYDVIAVVDPKITPTNRSLLEAYGAQIIVVDEQDDSGSYHKTRIALANKLHAEIANSFRPDQCFNLQNGEAHYLGTAPELAEQVGASLRYVVCSVSTGGQIGGISRYFARHDPTVRVVGVDVYGSAIFGGPAHAYLVPGVGLSWTPDNIDDLSRLHSVYKVTDQQAYDMTRVLARHEGLLVGVSTGACALVALALARRCRSGERVACLAADRGERYLATAFDENWLAEKGLDSRLKTIEEMNREAASLVPWSTNPTDCANYEPTLALTLGSPTAGNPNYLPADMRKQLDHELTR